The Mucilaginibacter rubeus genomic interval TGATCGTAGTATCCAATTCAAGTATCATGAAATCCTCAAATCCTAAAAATCATAGTTCTTTTATTTATTTTTACACCATGCTCCAGGTAAGTGAACTATTTATCTACCCCATCAAATCCCTTGGCGGTATTTCTGTACAAAGCGCCGTAGTTACCACACGTGGCTTACAGCATGACAGGCGCTGGATGCTGGTTAATGAACACGGCCTTTTTATAACCCAGCGAGAGTTTCCGCAAATGGCTTTATTAAAGGCGAGGGTTGAGCCCAATGGTATCGCCGTTGATCATCATTCAAAATCAACATTGTTGATCCCCTTTAATTGTGAGCGAAAGCCATTACAGCAATTTGCCGTTTGGGACGATACATGCATGGGCCAGTATGTGAATGATGAATTTGACCAATGGTTTAGCGACGCGTTGAATATGAAATGCCGCCTGGTTTATATGCCCGACGACAGCGAGCGTGAAGTTGATCAACGCTATGCTAAACCAGGCATGATCACCTCATTTGCTGATGCTTATCCTTTTTTACTGATTGGGCAATCATCATTAGATGATCTTAATACCCGAATGGCACAGCCCCTGCCCATGAACCGTTTCCGGCCCAATATCGTTTTTACCGGCGGTAATGCTTACAGCGAAGATTTGATGAACCAGATCAATATAGCCAGCATAACTTTTTACGGCGCTAAACTTTGCGCCCGGTGTGTGCTTACTACGATAGATCAACAAACAGCGATAAAAGCGAAAGAGCCGCTCAAAACGCTTGCTTCCTATCGCATGAAAAACAATAAGATCATGTTCGGGCAAAACCTGGTACATGAAAACACCGGGACAATCACCGTTGGTGATGAACTTAAAGTATTGAGCACTCACCAGGATGAGCGCTTTATTATTCCTCAAAAACCAAGCTTAACTGCATGAAACCAACTATAACTATTGAATACTGCCCCA includes:
- a CDS encoding MOSC domain-containing protein, whose amino-acid sequence is MKSSNPKNHSSFIYFYTMLQVSELFIYPIKSLGGISVQSAVVTTRGLQHDRRWMLVNEHGLFITQREFPQMALLKARVEPNGIAVDHHSKSTLLIPFNCERKPLQQFAVWDDTCMGQYVNDEFDQWFSDALNMKCRLVYMPDDSEREVDQRYAKPGMITSFADAYPFLLIGQSSLDDLNTRMAQPLPMNRFRPNIVFTGGNAYSEDLMNQINIASITFYGAKLCARCVLTTIDQQTAIKAKEPLKTLASYRMKNNKIMFGQNLVHENTGTITVGDELKVLSTHQDERFIIPQKPSLTA